One genomic window of Haloarchaeobius salinus includes the following:
- the gatA gene encoding Asp-tRNA(Asn)/Glu-tRNA(Gln) amidotransferase subunit GatA, which yields MSIFITEETVEGADDGPLAGKTVAIKDNISTAGVRTTCGSAMLDDYVPPYDATVVERLKDAGADIVGKTNMDEFGMGTTTETSAFGPTENPVAEGHVPGGSSGGSAAAVAAGEADLALGSDTGGSVRCPAAFCGVVGIKPTYGLVSRYGLVAYANSLEQIGPFGSTVEEAAALLDVIAGPDERDATTREAGADANYADAADGDVDGLSIGVPTELVDGADEGVKEQFYAALDELEAQGATTHEVSLESVEYAVQAYYVIAMSEASSNLARFDGVRYGHSGGYDGNWNETFGKAREEGFGAEVKRRVLLGTYALSAGYHDKYYKQAQDARAWVKQDFDEALSSADVLASPTMPVPPMELGESLSDPLKMYLADANTVPVNLADLPAISVPAGETDGLPVGVQLVGPAFGEETIIRAASALD from the coding sequence ATGAGCATCTTCATCACCGAGGAGACGGTCGAGGGGGCCGACGACGGACCGCTCGCCGGCAAGACCGTCGCCATCAAGGACAACATCTCGACCGCGGGCGTCCGGACGACCTGCGGGTCGGCGATGCTCGACGACTACGTACCGCCGTACGACGCGACGGTCGTCGAGCGCCTGAAGGACGCCGGCGCGGACATCGTCGGCAAGACGAACATGGACGAGTTCGGCATGGGCACGACGACCGAGACGAGCGCGTTCGGCCCGACGGAGAACCCCGTCGCCGAGGGGCACGTTCCGGGTGGCTCCTCCGGCGGCTCTGCGGCGGCTGTCGCCGCGGGCGAGGCCGACCTCGCGCTCGGCAGCGACACCGGTGGCTCGGTACGCTGTCCCGCCGCCTTCTGCGGCGTCGTCGGCATCAAGCCCACCTACGGGCTGGTCTCGCGCTACGGCCTCGTCGCCTACGCGAACTCGCTCGAACAGATCGGGCCGTTCGGGTCGACGGTCGAGGAGGCCGCAGCGCTGCTCGACGTCATCGCCGGGCCGGACGAGCGCGACGCGACGACACGCGAGGCGGGCGCGGACGCGAACTACGCCGACGCGGCGGACGGCGACGTCGACGGGCTCTCCATCGGCGTCCCGACCGAACTGGTCGACGGTGCCGACGAGGGCGTCAAGGAGCAGTTCTACGCGGCCCTCGACGAACTCGAAGCGCAGGGCGCGACCACCCACGAGGTCAGCCTGGAGTCCGTCGAGTACGCGGTGCAGGCGTACTACGTCATCGCGATGTCCGAGGCGTCCTCGAACCTCGCCCGGTTCGACGGCGTGCGCTACGGCCACTCCGGCGGCTACGACGGCAACTGGAACGAGACCTTCGGGAAGGCCCGCGAGGAGGGCTTCGGTGCCGAGGTCAAGCGCCGGGTCCTGCTGGGCACGTACGCCCTCTCCGCGGGCTACCACGACAAGTACTACAAGCAGGCCCAGGACGCCCGCGCCTGGGTCAAGCAGGACTTCGACGAGGCACTCTCCTCGGCCGATGTGCTCGCCTCCCCGACCATGCCGGTCCCACCGATGGAGCTCGGCGAGAGCCTCTCGGACCCGCTGAAGATGTACCTCGCCGACGCCAACACGGTGCCGGTGAACCTCGCGGACCTCCCCGCCATCTCGGTGCCCGCGGGCGAGACCGACGGCCTCCCCGTCGGCGTCCAGCTCGTCGGCCCGGCGTTCGGCGAGGAGACCATCATCCGCGCCGCCAGCGCGCTCGACTGA
- the gatC gene encoding Asp-tRNA(Asn)/Glu-tRNA(Gln) amidotransferase subunit GatC, with product MSDTEATPDDVRHVAELARVDLDEDEVDEFAAQFADILDYFDALDEVPAVDREADLVNVMRPDEVREGLTQEEALSNAAETEDGYFKGPNVS from the coding sequence ATGAGCGACACCGAGGCGACGCCCGACGACGTGCGCCACGTCGCGGAGCTGGCGCGGGTCGACCTCGACGAGGACGAGGTCGACGAGTTCGCGGCCCAGTTCGCCGACATCCTCGACTACTTCGACGCCCTCGACGAGGTGCCGGCGGTCGACCGCGAGGCCGACCTCGTCAACGTGATGCGCCCGGACGAGGTGCGCGAGGGGCTCACCCAGGAGGAGGCGCTGTCGAACGCGGCCGAGACAGAGGACGGCTACTTCAAGGGGCCGAACGTCTCATGA
- a CDS encoding transcription initiation factor IIB produces MTDTSIRRQQPDESREARTTETETTEQLRTCPECSGQLINDDEHGETVCADCGLVVEEDSVDRGPEWRAFDAAEKDQKSRVGAPTTKMMHDDGLSTNIGWQNKDAYGRQLSSNQRKKMQRLRTWNERFRTRDSKERNLKQALGEIDRMASALGLPKNVRETASVIYRRALAEDLLPGRSIEGVATSSLYAAARQAGTPRSLDEMAVVSRVGRDEIARTYRYIVRELALEIQPADPVSYVPRFASELGVSDEGERRARTLLETAKREGIHSGKSPVGLAAAAVYAASLLANEKVTQSEVSDVANISEVTIRNRYHELLEAEHPA; encoded by the coding sequence ATGACTGACACGAGTATCCGACGCCAGCAGCCCGACGAGAGTCGGGAGGCGCGAACGACCGAGACCGAGACGACCGAGCAACTGCGGACCTGCCCCGAGTGCAGCGGACAGCTGATCAACGACGACGAACACGGCGAGACCGTCTGTGCCGACTGCGGCCTCGTCGTCGAGGAGGACTCCGTCGACCGCGGTCCCGAGTGGCGCGCGTTCGACGCCGCCGAGAAGGACCAGAAGTCCCGCGTCGGCGCGCCGACGACGAAGATGATGCACGACGACGGCCTGTCGACGAACATCGGCTGGCAGAACAAGGACGCCTACGGCCGCCAGCTCAGCTCGAACCAGCGCAAGAAGATGCAGCGGCTGCGCACCTGGAACGAGCGCTTCCGCACCCGCGACAGCAAGGAGCGCAACCTGAAACAGGCGCTCGGCGAGATCGACCGCATGGCCAGCGCGCTCGGCCTCCCGAAGAACGTCCGCGAGACCGCGTCGGTCATCTACCGCCGCGCACTCGCGGAGGACCTGCTCCCGGGCCGCTCCATCGAGGGCGTCGCCACGTCCTCGCTGTACGCCGCCGCCCGACAGGCCGGCACGCCGCGCAGCCTCGACGAGATGGCGGTCGTCAGCCGCGTCGGACGCGACGAGATCGCCCGCACCTACCGCTACATCGTGCGCGAGCTCGCCCTCGAGATCCAGCCCGCCGACCCGGTGAGCTACGTCCCCCGCTTCGCCAGCGAGCTCGGCGTCAGCGACGAGGGCGAGCGTCGCGCTCGCACCCTCCTCGAGACGGCCAAGCGCGAGGGTATCCACTCGGGGAAGTCACCCGTCGGCCTCGCCGCCGCCGCGGTGTACGCCGCCTCGCTGCTCGCCAACGAGAAGGTCACACAGAGCGAGGTCAGCGACGTGGCCAACATCTCCGAGGTCACCATCCGGAACCGCTACCACGAACTCCTCGAGGCCGAACACCCGGCCTGA
- a CDS encoding asparagine synthase C-terminal domain-containing protein has product MTLDGTDATTVRRALETGDPLPGTAGFAGELDGTLVRDVLGRRPLFLDDATDGDDWAFDPTELTAPRSLPAGVRRSADGRETGVWTLPDPEPTTDVDVAVADLQAAIRESAASLPDEDIAVAFSGGVDSALVAALVDGPCYVAGFPDSHDVAAARTAADAMGVDLTVVELTHDAIERAVPEIVQAMGRTNAMDVQISLPLYLVAERVAADGFDHLAVGQGADELFGGYAKVAKAPDDPRVEAGTVRGAVREMVHSLPDQLERDVLSLRGAGVEPVAPLLHDAVVEAALPLSGELLVDDAGTRKRALRLAAREWIPESVADRDKKAVQYGSLASRELDRLARQAGYKRRLDDHVTKYVESLVSGE; this is encoded by the coding sequence GTGACGCTCGACGGTACCGACGCGACGACGGTTCGGCGCGCACTCGAAACCGGGGACCCGCTCCCCGGAACGGCGGGCTTTGCCGGCGAGCTGGACGGCACCCTCGTGCGGGACGTCCTCGGCCGCCGACCGCTGTTTCTGGACGACGCGACCGACGGCGACGACTGGGCGTTCGACCCCACGGAACTCACCGCGCCCCGGAGCCTGCCGGCCGGTGTCCGCCGGAGCGCCGACGGACGGGAAACCGGGGTCTGGACACTCCCCGACCCCGAGCCGACGACCGACGTCGACGTCGCGGTCGCCGACCTCCAGGCGGCCATCCGCGAGAGCGCGGCCAGCCTCCCGGACGAGGACATCGCGGTCGCGTTCTCCGGCGGCGTCGACTCCGCACTCGTCGCCGCGCTGGTCGACGGTCCCTGCTACGTCGCCGGCTTCCCCGACAGCCACGACGTCGCGGCCGCCCGGACCGCCGCCGACGCGATGGGCGTCGACCTCACCGTCGTCGAGCTCACCCACGACGCCATCGAGCGTGCGGTGCCCGAGATCGTCCAGGCGATGGGCCGGACGAACGCGATGGACGTGCAGATATCGCTGCCGCTCTACCTGGTCGCCGAGCGCGTCGCCGCCGACGGCTTCGACCACCTCGCGGTCGGCCAGGGCGCGGACGAGCTGTTCGGCGGCTACGCGAAGGTCGCCAAAGCGCCCGACGACCCGCGCGTCGAGGCCGGGACGGTCCGTGGTGCGGTGCGCGAGATGGTTCACAGCCTGCCCGACCAGCTCGAACGCGACGTGCTGTCGCTACGGGGTGCCGGTGTCGAACCCGTCGCCCCCCTGCTGCACGACGCCGTCGTCGAGGCCGCACTCCCGTTGTCCGGCGAGCTGCTCGTGGACGACGCGGGGACACGGAAACGGGCGCTCCGACTCGCCGCGCGTGAGTGGATCCCCGAATCGGTCGCCGACCGGGACAAGAAGGCGGTGCAGTACGGCAGTCTGGCGTCTCGGGAGCTCGACCGGCTGGCCCGGCAGGCCGGCTACAAGCGCCGGCTGGACGACCACGTGACGAAGTACGTCGAGTCGCTGGTTTCGGGGGAGTGA
- a CDS encoding PHP domain-containing protein, whose translation MLSVELHCHSSLSYDGRDPVELLLAQAEAVGLDALAVTDHDEIDASLDAAEKAPEYGLLGIPGMEVTSADGHVLALGVEERVPEGRPFAETLDIIRGLGGIAVVPHPFQESRSGVMENITRAELATADAIEVYNSRLLTGRSNRQAERFAREYQLPMTAGSDAHISEMVGQAVTRVDPDEPTVQGILDAIREGRTTVEGKRTPWRISFRQAAGGAKRRVKNRMHEFLP comes from the coding sequence GTGCTATCGGTCGAGTTGCACTGCCACTCGTCGCTCTCGTACGACGGCCGTGACCCTGTCGAGTTGCTCCTCGCGCAGGCGGAGGCCGTCGGTCTCGACGCGCTGGCGGTGACCGACCACGACGAGATCGACGCCAGTCTCGACGCCGCCGAGAAGGCCCCCGAGTACGGCCTGCTCGGCATCCCCGGCATGGAGGTGACGAGCGCGGACGGCCACGTGCTCGCGCTCGGCGTCGAAGAGCGTGTCCCGGAGGGTCGCCCCTTCGCGGAGACCCTCGACATCATCAGGGGTCTCGGCGGTATCGCCGTCGTCCCACACCCGTTCCAGGAGTCCAGAAGCGGCGTCATGGAGAACATCACCCGCGCCGAGCTGGCGACGGCCGACGCCATCGAGGTCTACAACTCGCGACTCCTCACCGGGCGGTCGAACCGCCAGGCCGAGCGGTTCGCCCGCGAGTACCAGCTGCCGATGACCGCCGGCAGCGACGCCCACATCAGCGAGATGGTGGGGCAGGCCGTCACCCGCGTGGACCCCGACGAGCCGACGGTCCAGGGCATCCTCGACGCCATCCGCGAGGGTCGGACGACCGTCGAGGGCAAGCGCACGCCCTGGCGGATCAGTTTCCGGCAGGCCGCCGGCGGGGCGAAGCGGCGCGTGAAGAACCGGATGCACGAGTTCCTGCCGTGA